GCCGCGCAGCGCCCCCCGCCCCGACGAGGACGCCCTGGTCCGCGAGCACCTGCCGCTCGTCGGCTACCTCGTCTCCGAGGTGATCGGCCGCGTGCCGGCCCACGTGAGCCGCGACGAGCTCACGTCCGCGGGCATGGCCGCCCTGGCCTACGCCGCCCGCGGCTACGACCCGGCCCGCGGCGTGCCGTTCGCCCGCTTCGCCTCGACCCGCATCCGCGGCGCGCTCATCGACGAGCTGCGCACGCACGACTGGGCGAGCCGCTCGGTGCGCCACAAGGCCCGCCGCCGCGACGCCGCCGTCGAGGAGCTCGCGGCCGTGCTGGGCCGCCTGCCCACGCAGGAGGAGCTCGCCGCGCACCTCGGCGTCGAGGTGGCTCAGGTCGACGCGGTCGACGAGGACGTGCAGCGCGCGGTCGTGCTGAGCCTGCAGGGCTTCGCCGACCCGGGCGCCCTCGACGAGGTCGCGCCCGTGGGGGACCACGGGCCGGACGAGCAGCTCATGGCCAACGAGCGGATCGGCTACCTGCACGACGCCGTCGCGGTGCTGCCGGAGCGGCTGCGGACCGTCGTGGTGCGCTACTTCTTCGAGGAGCGCCCGATGCTCGAGATCGCCGGGGAGCTCGGCGTCAGCGAGTCGCGGGTCTCCCAGATGCGCGGCGAGGCGCTCGCCCTGCTGCGCGACGGCATGAACGCCCAGCTCGAGCCTGCGCTGGTGAGCCCGGCCGGCAAGGCGGGCGGCTGCGCCGTGCGCCGCCGGGAGGCGTACTTCGCCGCGGTGGCCTCGCAGAGCGACTTCCGCGCGCGGGTGTCCGCGCGCCCGGTGGGGCTCGGCGGGTACGCCGCCGCCCGCCCCGCCTGAGGGGCCGGGACCTCCGGCCCACCCGGACGGCCCTGCACCCGCTCGCAGCGGCGGGTCGATGCAGAGGGCATGCGCCTCCCGCTGCCAGCCCGCCTGGCCCTCGCCCTGGCCGTGCCGGCCGCCCTCCTCGCCGGGGGCGCCGTGCAGGGGCTCGCCGCCACCGGTGCCGGTGGCGGCGCGCCCGCCGCCGTCGGCAACCCGCTCCAGCACCGCTGGGCCGGCCCCGCCGACCCCGCCTCGGGGCGCGTCCCCGACGCGGCCTCGTACCGGGACCCCGCACTCTGCGGCGACGCCCTCGTGCTCGCGGCGCCGGCGCCGGGGGAGCGGGCGGTCTGCGTCCACCTCGACGTCGCGCCCCCCGGGGTCGACGTGCGCGAGCCCGTGAGCACGCGGGAGCTGCAGGCGCGGGTCGGCGCCGGCCCGCGCGCCGTCGCCGCGGCGAACGCGCTCGGCGTACCGACCGCTACGCAGGTGGGCGCCGGGTCGACGGTCACCTGCGACGGGGACGGCGCCGCCGGCTACCGGGTGCAGGCGGTCTACGCCGTCGAGGCCGGGCGCACGAACCGGTACGCGGCCCTGCTCCCCTCGATGCGCACCTGGGCCGCCGGCGTCGACGACGTCGTGAGCCGCAGCGCCGCGCTCACCGGCGGCACGCGCGCCTTCCGCTGGGTCCACGCCCCCGCGTCGAGCGGGTGCGAGGCCTCGGTGCTGAACGTGACCGTGCCTGCGGGCTCGACGGCGAGCTTCGGCGGGCTCATGACGGCGCTCAGGGCGCAGGGGCTCGACGACCCGACCCGCAAGTACCTCGTGTGGACCGACGCCAGCGTCCTGTGCGGCGTCGCCACGATGTACGACGACGAGCGGGCCGGGCAGGACAACCCGAACAACGGCTACGCCGCCCAGTACGCGCGCGTCGACACCGCCTGCTGGGGCCAGGACGGCGGGCACAGCGTCGAGGCGCACGAGCTCGTGCACACCATCGGCGGGGTGCAGGACGGCGCGCCGAACTCGACGCTGGCGGGGCACTGCAACGACGAGGCCGACACCATGTGCTACCCGGACGGCGGCAGCCGGTCGGTGATGCGCCAGGTGTGCGAGCCGGCGAGCGAGTACCTCCTGGACTGCCGGTCCGACGACTACTTCTCCACCGCGCCGGTCGCCGGGTCGTACCTCGACACGCACTGGAACGCGGCGGACAGCCGGTGGCTGCTCGGCGGTGGCGACGGGTCCGGCGGCGGCTCCGAGGGCGTCCCGACCCGCCTCGGCGCCCGGCTCACCGTCAACGGCCCGGCGGTCCCGGGCCTGCCGACGCAGGCGGGCGTGGCCCTGCAGCTGCCCGAGGGCCGGACGGCGACCGTGACCTGGGGGGTCGCGGACGCCGGGTGCCGGCTCGGCAGCGCCACGGGCGAGCAGACGACGGTGACCTGCCCGGCCGCCACGACGGCGACGACGAGCGTCACCGCCGTCGTGCGCGACAGCGCGGGCTCGACCGTGACGGTCGCCGCGCCGCTCGCC
This sequence is a window from Vallicoccus soli. Protein-coding genes within it:
- a CDS encoding sigma-70 family RNA polymerase sigma factor, which codes for MTQTLLPSARRRPADGAKRLPHADQPPRSAPRPDEDALVREHLPLVGYLVSEVIGRVPAHVSRDELTSAGMAALAYAARGYDPARGVPFARFASTRIRGALIDELRTHDWASRSVRHKARRRDAAVEELAAVLGRLPTQEELAAHLGVEVAQVDAVDEDVQRAVVLSLQGFADPGALDEVAPVGDHGPDEQLMANERIGYLHDAVAVLPERLRTVVVRYFFEERPMLEIAGELGVSESRVSQMRGEALALLRDGMNAQLEPALVSPAGKAGGCAVRRREAYFAAVASQSDFRARVSARPVGLGGYAAARPA